Genomic segment of Caldanaerobius polysaccharolyticus DSM 13641:
TTTAACCAGTTCTGACAACTCCAGAACTGTCATACCTTTTATTGCCTCTAAGATTTCTTCTTTGCTCATAAACTCTACCTCCTATTGATTTTTACGCGGATTTCTTTTCTTTAATGGCATTTAGCACATAAACAAAATTTCGCAAAGTGGCGCTAAGAACCCCAACAAAATTGGTTATTGGTGCATTCATAGAGCCTAAAGCTTTTGCTATCAATTCTTGTTTGGACGGCAATTTTGCCAGGTTTACTATATCATCCACGCCAATAATGGTGCCCTGCAATATCCCTACTTTAAATTTAAAATTCTCATGATCCTTGGCGTAATTGTACAAAACCCTAGCAGGCGCTACAGGATCTTCAATTCCCCAAGCAACAGCCGTAGGACCTTCCAGATACTGTAATAGTGCGTCATATCCCGCCTCTTTTGCAGCTCTGCTCAGCAAGGTATTTTTAACAACTTTATACTCTACCCCCGCCTGCCTTAATTCCCTTCTCAGCTTAGTATCATCTTCTACGTTTATCCCTTTATAATCCACCAATATAGCTGCCTGGGCACTGGACAATCTCTCTTTAAGCTCCTCTACCATACGAGCTTTTTCCTCTCTGCTTAGCAATAAAACACCTCCTCCCGTACGGCTCTCAATAATTAAAGGCCTCCCGTAGACATGGTGAGGCCTTTATCAATCATCCTCTCAAACCTCAGCAGGCGAGATTTTAAAAATCTCATTATGAACTCAGTCACCTGCAGTCTACGGTCGCCTTTATTGAGTTGTCCCAAACAAAGGTATTTTAACACAATACATATACCCTGTCAACATCATATCGCCTTAGCCCTTGCGGGATTGACCTTTACCCCAGGGCCCATTGTAGACGAAAGGACAATGCTCTTTATATACTGCCCTTTTACCGCAGCAGGCCTTGCTTTCTCTATAGCATCTATAATAGCGACAAAGTTATCTGCCAGCTTCTCTACGCCAAAAGACTTTTTTCCAATGGGGACATGGATAATGGAGGTCTTATCAACCCTGTATTCAATCTTACCTGCTTTTATCTCTTTTACTGCTTTACCCACTTCAAAAGTAACTGTACCAGCTTTAGGGTTGGGCATCAAACCCTTAGGCCCCAGTATTCTACCTAACCTACCTACTGCTCCCATCATATCAGGTGTAGCAACTACCACGTCAAAATCTAACCAATTCTCATTTTGTATCTTTTCGATCAAATCTTCTGCTCCTACGTAGTCAGCTCCCGCTTCTTCAGCCTCTTTTGCCTTATCGCCTTTAGCAAACACCAGAACTCTTTTCGTCTTTCCAGTGCCATGGGGCAATACCACAGTACCCCTTACCTGCTGATCAGCATGCCTCGGGTCAACACCCAGGCGCACTGCCAGGTCTATAGTCTCGTCAAATTTGGCTTTTGCTGTCTTTAGCACCAGGTCCAGCGCTTCCTTAGGATCGTATAACTTGCTCCTGTCGATGAGCTTTGCGCTCTCCAAATAAGCCTTACCTCTCTTAGGCATTATACCATTCCCTCCTTGTGGTTATAGCGGATATTTCCTCCCACTAAAGTCCTCAATCTACTATTTCCACACCCATACTTCTCGCAGTTCCCGCGATCATCTTCATAGCAGCTTCAATGCTGCTGGCATTTAAATCCTGCATTTTAAGCTCAGCAATCTCTCTTAGCTTATCCTTAGATAACTTTGCCACCTTCTGTTTATTAGGTTGTGGTGATCCTGATTCTATACCACACGCTTTTTTAATCAAAACCGATGCAGGCGGTGTCTTGGTTATGAAACTAAAAGACCTATCAGCATATACGGTGATGACCACAGGTATTATAAGACCCGCTTGAGATGCGGTTCTTTCATTAAACTCTTTGCAGAAGCCCACTATATTCACACCATGCTGACCCAAAGCCGGTCCGACCGGGGGAGCTGGTGTAGCTTTTCCAGCTGGAATCTGTAGTTTAACTATTGCAGCTACCTTTTTGGCCATGTTAACACCTCCTAATTAGCTTATTCTCTCTATGCTCTCACACTTTTTCCACTTGATCAAAATTCACCTCTACCGGAGTCTCTCTTCCAAACATAGACACCAGAACTTTTATTTTACGCTTTTCTGGATCTATTTCCTGCACAATACCTATGAAGTTCTCCAGCGGCCCCGAGACGACTTTTATGCTATCGTTCACCTTTAAATCTATAACAGGGGGTCTATCTTTAATTCCCAGGGCTTTTACCTCAGCGTCAGAAAGCGGCACAGGCTTTGATCCTGGGCCTACAAAACCCGTTACACCCCTGGTATTCCTCACCACGTACCAGGTATCGTCGTTCATCACCATTTTTATTAAAACATATCCCGGAAAAGTCTTCTTTTGAGTAACTTTTTTCTTGCCGTCTTTGACCTCAACACTCTCTTCTACAGGAACGACGATATCAAATATTTTATCGTGTAATTTCCTGTTTTCAACAGTCTTTTCAAGGTTAGTCTTCACTTTATTTTCGTAACCGGAATACGTATGAATAACATACCACCTGGCTTTATTTTCCTCATTCATAACTTAAAGGGCCTTTTAAAAAGGTCCTACCTCCTTATACACCTAATATTTTACTCAGTAAAAAGACAAAAACCGAATCTGCTAACCAGAATACCAATGTCAATGCAGCAATCAACGCCAGTATAAGCACCGTATATTGAAATATCTGATCCCTGGTGGGCCATGTAACCTTTTTCATCTCAGCCCTTACTTCTCTGTAAAATTTCGATATCCCCTTTGTCATACCTGCCATACGAACACATCCTTAATATTTTTACCAATAATCATATTATTATACTAAATCATCCCAAATTACCTGGTCTCCCTGTGGACCGTATGATGTCTGCAAAACCTGCAATATTTTTTTAACTCCAATCGATCAGGATCATTCTTTTTATTTTTAGTCGTATTGTAATTCCTCTGGTGGCATTCTGTACACTCCAATACAACTCTTACTCTCACCCTTAAACACCTCCTACTGCATCGCCTGCTATATACTCAATGCAGAGTCATATCCGCTATTATACATTTACTTATTTAATCTAACACAAAACCGAATTATTGTCAATATAAAATCACAGGGCCACTTACTGGCCCTGTTGCTTTACTCAATTATTGAAGACACCGTACCTGCTCCTACTGTTCTTCCGCCTTCCCTTATAGCAAACCTCAAACCTTCCTCTATCGCTATCGGCGTTATCAGCTCTACCGTCATCGTCACGTTGTCTCCTGGCATTACCATCTCTACTCCCTCGGGTAACTGTATCGTCCCCGTTACGTCCGTCGTCCTAAAGTAAAACTGCGGCCTGTACCCGTTGAAAAATGGCGTGTGCCTTCCTCCCTCTTCTTTCGTTAGCACGTATACCTGCGCCGTAAACTTCGTGTGCGGATGTATCGTCCCTGGCTTCGCCAATACCTGTCCTCTCTCTACCTCTTCCCTCTGTACGCCTCTTAACAATACTCCTATGTTGTCTCCTGCTTGCGCTTCGTCTAATATCTTCCTGAACATCTCTACTCCTGTTACTACCGTCTTCTTCCTCTCAGGCGATAACCCTACTATCTCTACCTCTTCTCCTACTTTTAACGTACCTCTCTCTACCCTTCCTGTTACTACCGTACCTCTTCCTGTTATCGTAAATACGTCCTCTATCGGCATCAGGAACGGTTTGTCTGTCTCCCTCTGCGGCGTCGGAATGTACGAGTCAACTGCATCCATTAACTCCCATATCTTCCCGCACCACTGGCACTCTCTCTTCCCACAACCGCACTCTAACGCCTTTAACGCTGATCCTGTCACTATCGGCGTGTCGTCTCCTGGAAACTCGTACTCGTTCAACAGGTCTCTTACTTCCATCTCCACTATCTCTAATAACTCCGCGTCGTCTACCATGTCTGACTTGTTCATGAATACTACTATATACGGCACTCCTACCTGTCTCGCCAGCAGTATGTGCTCCCTCGTCTGCGGCATAACACCGTCTGCCGCTGATACTACCAGTATCGCTCCGTCCATCTGTGCCGCACCTGTTATCATGTTCTTTACGTAGTCAGCGTGACCAGGGCAGTCCACGTGCGCGTAATGCCTCTTCTCTGTCTCGTACTCTACGTGCGCCGTGTTTATCGTTATACCCCTTGCCTTCTCCTCTGGCGCTTTATCTATCTCGTCGTACGCTGTCTTTACCGCTTTGCCCTGTGTCGCTAACACCGCTGTTATCGCCGCTGTCAACGTCGTCTTCCCATGGTCTACGTGCCCTATCGTACCCACGTTTATATGGGGTTTCGTCCTCTCATAATGCGCTTTTGCCATATCCTTTCCTCCTATCACCTAACAAAATAAACCCTTCCGGGCGTTTCTTGTTATGTAAAAACAAAAATACACATATGGAGCCCACGGCCGGACTTGAACCGGTGACCTCCGCCTTACCAAGGCGACGCTCTACCGACTGAGCTACATGGGCATCACAGGTATTAGTATATAACTTTTTTACATCTATGTCAATACTTAAAATTACTCTACTTAGCCCTTTCTTCTAGATATTTTTCTAGTTTTCTCTTTACCCTCTGTAGGGCATTGTCAATGGATTTAACGTGTCGATCCATTCCCACAGCGATTTCCTGATACGATTTGCCTTGTAAATAATACGCTAAGACTTCGCTTTCCAGATCGCTCAACATTTCATTGAGCTTGCTCTCTATCCCGTTATACTCCTCTCTGCTTATCAGCAATTCTTCAGGGTCGCAAACCCTTTCCCCAGCTATCAAATCAAGAAGTGTTCTCTCAGATTCTTCTTCGTATACCGGCTTATTAAGAGAAACGTAAGAGTTTAAAGGCAAATGTTTTTGCCTGGTCGCCGTTTTTATAGCCGTTATTATCTGCCTCGTTATACACATCTCAGCAAAAGCTCTAAACGAGGTGAGCTTGTCCAACTTGTAATCGCGTATCGCTTTAAAAAGACCTATCATGCCCTCTTGTATTATATCTTCTTTTTCAGCGCCAATAAGGAAATACGCTCTTGCCTTGGCCTTTACTATACCGCTGTATTTGTTAAATAGCTTATCAAATGCCTTCTTATCGCCCTTTTGCGCCCTGAGTACTATATCTTCATCAGGCTCATTATCATAGAAGTTAGTGTCGTTATTTTGAGCTTCAGACTTCAATAATATCGCCCCCACTAGAATTGTAGACAAGGCAATACACGTTCACATTTTATATTATATTTGTTATAAAAAAATAGTCAAGTGAACATCAGTTTCTATTTCGCATCTTTTTTAACTTTTCCAGTACCTCGGGGGAAATATTATCCCATAGGGTATTGCTGTCATCCTGACGGCTGCGAATTTTTTCAGATACGCTCTCTTTAAACCTCTTTAGTTCTTCTACAAGCTCAGAAGCAGACACCCTTATTGCCCCTTGAGCCATGATAACCTGCTGTTCCACCCAATCCGATGTGGCAACCTTCACCGCGCGTCCGCTTTTTACGTACTTTGCCACGCTCTTCTCTATGTAATGGTCAGCTGTCTCGCCATACTTTGAAAACACCACTTTAACCCCTTTGACTTCCTCAATGCGACTGGCGCAGTCTTTTACGTGAAAAGCATCAAACACGACAAAAACTTCTATACCCTTATACGCGCTGTACTCTACCATACTGTTGATAAGTTCCTGCCGCGCCAGTTCCAGACTTATCTTACTTAATTTTTTTAGCTCAGGCCAGGCATTTATTATGTTGTATCCATCTACAAAAAGA
This window contains:
- the rplJ gene encoding 50S ribosomal protein L10; this encodes MLSREEKARMVEELKERLSSAQAAILVDYKGINVEDDTKLRRELRQAGVEYKVVKNTLLSRAAKEAGYDALLQYLEGPTAVAWGIEDPVAPARVLYNYAKDHENFKFKVGILQGTIIGVDDIVNLAKLPSKQELIAKALGSMNAPITNFVGVLSATLRNFVYVLNAIKEKKSA
- the rplA gene encoding 50S ribosomal protein L1 — protein: MPKRGKAYLESAKLIDRSKLYDPKEALDLVLKTAKAKFDETIDLAVRLGVDPRHADQQVRGTVVLPHGTGKTKRVLVFAKGDKAKEAEEAGADYVGAEDLIEKIQNENWLDFDVVVATPDMMGAVGRLGRILGPKGLMPNPKAGTVTFEVGKAVKEIKAGKIEYRVDKTSIIHVPIGKKSFGVEKLADNFVAIIDAIEKARPAAVKGQYIKSIVLSSTMGPGVKVNPARAKAI
- the rplK gene encoding 50S ribosomal protein L11, which produces MAKKVAAIVKLQIPAGKATPAPPVGPALGQHGVNIVGFCKEFNERTASQAGLIIPVVITVYADRSFSFITKTPPASVLIKKACGIESGSPQPNKQKVAKLSKDKLREIAELKMQDLNASSIEAAMKMIAGTARSMGVEIVD
- the nusG gene encoding transcription termination/antitermination protein NusG yields the protein MNEENKARWYVIHTYSGYENKVKTNLEKTVENRKLHDKIFDIVVPVEESVEVKDGKKKVTQKKTFPGYVLIKMVMNDDTWYVVRNTRGVTGFVGPGSKPVPLSDAEVKALGIKDRPPVIDLKVNDSIKVVSGPLENFIGIVQEIDPEKRKIKVLVSMFGRETPVEVNFDQVEKV
- the secE gene encoding preprotein translocase subunit SecE, whose translation is MAGMTKGISKFYREVRAEMKKVTWPTRDQIFQYTVLILALIAALTLVFWLADSVFVFLLSKILGV
- the rpmG gene encoding 50S ribosomal protein L33 — translated: MRVRVVLECTECHQRNYNTTKNKKNDPDRLELKKYCRFCRHHTVHRETR
- the tuf gene encoding elongation factor Tu codes for the protein MAKAHYERTKPHINVGTIGHVDHGKTTLTAAITAVLATQGKAVKTAYDEIDKAPEEKARGITINTAHVEYETEKRHYAHVDCPGHADYVKNMITGAAQMDGAILVVSAADGVMPQTREHILLARQVGVPYIVVFMNKSDMVDDAELLEIVEMEVRDLLNEYEFPGDDTPIVTGSALKALECGCGKRECQWCGKIWELMDAVDSYIPTPQRETDKPFLMPIEDVFTITGRGTVVTGRVERGTLKVGEEVEIVGLSPERKKTVVTGVEMFRKILDEAQAGDNIGVLLRGVQREEVERGQVLAKPGTIHPHTKFTAQVYVLTKEEGGRHTPFFNGYRPQFYFRTTDVTGTIQLPEGVEMVMPGDNVTMTVELITPIAIEEGLRFAIREGGRTVGAGTVSSIIE
- the sigH gene encoding RNA polymerase sporulation sigma factor SigH, whose product is MKSEAQNNDTNFYDNEPDEDIVLRAQKGDKKAFDKLFNKYSGIVKAKARAYFLIGAEKEDIIQEGMIGLFKAIRDYKLDKLTSFRAFAEMCITRQIITAIKTATRQKHLPLNSYVSLNKPVYEEESERTLLDLIAGERVCDPEELLISREEYNGIESKLNEMLSDLESEVLAYYLQGKSYQEIAVGMDRHVKSIDNALQRVKRKLEKYLEERAK
- a CDS encoding NYN domain-containing protein; translated protein: MEEVLFVDGYNIINAWPELKKLSKISLELARQELINSMVEYSAYKGIEVFVVFDAFHVKDCASRIEEVKGVKVVFSKYGETADHYIEKSVAKYVKSGRAVKVATSDWVEQQVIMAQGAIRVSASELVEELKRFKESVSEKIRSRQDDSNTLWDNISPEVLEKLKKMRNRN